A window of Paenibacillus phoenicis genomic DNA:
GTGTTTTCATGTTTCAGACCCGTAGAATTTAGTTTATATTTAGAGAGAGCTGGAATAAAATAGGAATTAGGACATCCTTGCGTTTCATTAGGTGCAATTCCGAGATCGCTTAACGAAAGACAGGTTTTCTACTTTCGCTTTGAGGAGGAATGATGATGAAGCTTCATAAGGTTTGTCTAGTTTTGCTGTGTTTATTCATAGCCACCTTGTTTGGGGCCATCGCACCGGCCGCTCCCGTTGCTGCCGCTGGCGAACTGAAACCGTTCCCGCAGCAGGTCAGCTATCCGGGAGTAATCAAGCCAAGCCATGTCACCCAAGCGGCGATGAATCAGGCCGTAGCGGCATATTACGATTATTGGAAAGCGACCTACCTTAGGAATAATTTGACCTCGTTGCCGGGCGGTTATTATGTGAAGGGAAATATCACGGGGGATCCCGACGGATTTACCGCGCTGGGTTCTTCCGAAGGCCAAGGCTACGGCATGATCATCACGGTGCTGATGGCCGGATATGATCCGAACGCCAAGACGATCTATGACGGGTTGTTCAAAACGGCACGCGCGTATAAGAGCAGCGGCAACCCGAATTTGATGGGCTGGGTTGTGGCGGACAGCAAAGCAGCTCAGGGGCACTTTGGCTCGGCAACCGACGGTGATTTGGATATCGCATATTCGTTGATTTTAGCTCATAACCAGTGGGGTTCGGGCGGGGAAATCAATTACCTGCAGGAAGCGAAAAAAATGATTACCGACGGCATCAAAGCCAGCTACGTTACGACTGGCTATCGGCTCAATCTGGGCGATTGGGACGGTAAAGATGCGCTGAATACACGCCCTTCGGACTGGATGCTCAGCCATTTGCGCGCTTTTTGCGAGGTCACGGGGGATGAGACTTGGATTCATGTCATTGATAATCTGTACGATGTGTATCAACAGTTTACCACAATGTATTCACCAAATACCGGACTGATCTCCGACTTCGTGGTGGGCAACCCGCCAAGACCTGCGCCAGAGTGGTATCTGGAAGAGTTCAAAGAGACAAATCAATATTACTATAATGCAAGCCGCGTGCCGCTGCGTATTGTGATGGATTATGCGTTATACGGCGATACAAGAGCGAAAGCGCTGGCCGATCAAATGGTGAACTGGATGAAGAACAAAACCGGCGGTTCACCCGCGAATATCAAAAACGGCTACAAGCTGGACGGTACGGCGATCGGAAATTATGCCACCGCGGTATTTGTCGCCCCATTCATCTCGGCGGGGACAGCAAATTCCAGTAATCAAGCATGGGTGAATGCGGGCTGGGACTGGATGAAGAATAAGAAAGAGGACTACTTCAGCGACAGCTACAATTTGCTGAACTTGCTGTTCCTATCGGGGAATTGGTGGAAGCCCGGCGGTGCAACCGTACCGGAAGCGCCTAATCTAGCTCTGAATAAAACAGCGGTATCCAGCACGATTGAAGGCGTTGGGTTTGAACCGGACAAAGCTGTGGATGGCAACCAGATGACGCGATGGGCCAGCCGCGAAGGTACCGACCCGGAATGGATTTACGTTGATCTGGGTTCCGTACATCAAATCACCGGCGTCAAGCTGCGGTGGGAGGCCGCATACGCCAAGCGCTACAAGATCGAGATCTCCACGGACAACGGGTCGCCAGAGCATTGGCAAGAGGTGTATTCGAACTCAAGCGGCGATGGTGGACTCGACGAAATCCCGCTCTCACCGCAGCCAGCGAGATATGTCCGCATGTA
This region includes:
- a CDS encoding discoidin domain-containing protein; its protein translation is MNKTAVSSTIEGVGFEPDKAVDGNQMTRWASREGTDPEWIYVDLGSVHQITGVKLRWEAAYAKRYKIEISTDNGSPEHWQEVYSNSSGDGGLDEIPLSPQPARYVRMYGIERGTPYGYSLYEFEVTGQ